Genomic DNA from Torulaspora delbrueckii CBS 1146 chromosome 8, complete genome:
gaaatttcaatgagtacgatacttcaaaagaagagcaTTCAACATTCGGTTTCATGGACATGGGCGGTGCCTCAACCCAAATAGCTTTTTCTCCCAGCGACTCTAATGAAATAGCTAAGCATAAAGATGATATGGCCAAAATTACTCTGAGAAGCATCAATGGAGAATCACAGGAGTGGGATGTATTTGTTAGCACTTGGCTAGGATTTGGAGCCAACGAGGCCAGAAGAAGGtatcttgttcaactgATTAACGCTCTTCCGGAAAACTCAAATAAAtacgatgatgatgattacAAAACTCGCGAAATCACGGATCCATGTCTGCCCAAGAATTGCAAGACCGAGTTTGAGTACAAGGATAAGGACTTTAAGTTCGTCGGGTCTGGTGACCAGGAACAATGCCTAAAGTTGATCTATCCGCTGCTTTTAAAGAATCTACCATGTTCAGACGAGCCCTGCCTCTTCAACGGTGTACATGCTCCTCAAATAGATTTTTTTAAGGACAAGTTTGTTGGCACGTCGGAATATTGGTACACTGCGAATGACGTCTTCAATCTTGGTGGGTCATATaactttgaagagtttggaAACCATGTTAAGGAGTTTTGCGATACGGATTGGCAGGAAATTAAAGCCAACAGCAAGCAAGGAATGTACAACTCGATACCAACTTCATTTCTGGCAGATTCTTGCTTCAAAGCGAATTGGGTACTCAACGTGCTGCACGAAGGCTTTGGTCTACCGAGGGCTGGAGTTGACAAGATCGAAGGCGAGGCAGGAAATGGCGACCATCCTTTATTCCAAAGCGCAGTCACTATTCAAGATAGAGAACTTTCATGGACGCTTGGGCGCATCCTCTTATATGCCTCTGCCGGAGTCACAGCTACAAATCCTAAATCAATTGTAGGTATTGAGCCAAGCCCTAATGAGGCATCTATGCTGGATAAAAAGTTTATTCCGGGAGCTATTTTACCTGCTGAGAATCCCACGCTTCCAACCTGGAGTGCTCTCAAATGGATTGTTCCACTATGTCTGATCATGATATGCTTCCTGCTACTACGAAATTTGTCGGtcatcaagaaatggaGAAGTGTTCTGGACAACTTCAAACATAAAGCTTCGAGATTCAAGTATTTGAATATTCAAAATGATCCTCAAAGCCAACTAGAAGAAGGATTCTACAATAACGCAGCCGAGAATTTTGGAGACAGCGACCGAGAAGGATTTAAATTCAGAAGTAAGAGTGCCTTCAGCTTGAACTTGAATGAAGGCTCAGCTCAAGAAAGTCCCGGATACCCAATGCGATTTGTGTCTGCATCCGTCGCAAGCAGTCCGACTGTCCCAAAAATGCCGTCTACACCCCCATTGCATCCAACTAAGGCTTTGAGACCTGCATTCTCACTCTCAGACTTCTCCAAGTTCAAGGATGCCAAGTTCAACGACTGAATCATCTTCTTATATCGAGTCTTGAATGTATAACAGTCATTAAAAACGATTTACGTGAAGCCTTCTTCGACCTTTTCACTTTTTATTTAcgattgaaaatttttggcaggcgatgagatgagatgagataATAAATATAATAAAAAAATGATTACTAGAGAATCAAAACTATTCCAAGTGAAAGAAAGCCAACATAAATCTTCGCGATGGGTACCAGAAAGCGGACATCCAAGAGAGGGTCTACTCGTATGAGAGAGGGTataaagaagaaagctgcGGCCCATAGACGTAAGGAAAGGAAGAATGCTAAGAAAGACCCAACTTGGAAATCAAGAGTCAAGAAAGATCCTGGTATTCCAGCAAACTTTCCATATAAGGCTAGAATTCTAGAAGAGATTGAGATGTCAAAACAACAAGCActagaagagaaagaactGCTAAAACAACAGAAATTGGAGGCTAAAAGGTTGGCTATGGAGCAAGGGGAAGATGTCATGGATGAGGAGATGGAAGATGATGGAAATGGATTGGCCGCTCTAGTTGAGTCTGCTCAAAATGCAGCTGCAGAGTATGAAGGCGCagatgttgaaaatggCGAGGATTTCCAGGAAGTGGTTGAACACGATATAGACTTTTACAGTGGAAGTGGTGAGGATGATTcagaattggaaaagtcCAGAAAGGCTTACGACAAGATATTCAAGACTGTTGTAGATGCGTCAGATGTCATTCTTTATGTGTTGGATGCCAGAGATCCTGAAGGCACTCGTTCCAGGCAAGTTGAGGAAGCTGTCTTGCAAAGTCAGGGCAAGAGATTAACTCTTATCTTGAACAAAGTGGATCTAGTTCCTCCACATGTCCTGGAACAATGGTTGAACGTGCTGAAGTCCAGTTTCCCAACTATTCCATTGAGATCTGCACCAGGAGCTACTACCAGCACTTCCTTTAACAAAAAACTAACACAAACTGTTACTGCAAGTGCCCTTTTAGAGGCATTGAAGACATATTCCAATAACagtaatttgaaaagatctaTCGTTGTCGGTGTTATTGGTTATCCAAACGTGGGTAAATCCTCAGTGATCAACTCTTTACTATCTCACCGTGGCGGTCACTCGAAGGCTTGCCCTGTCGGTAATCAGGCAGGTGTAACTACTTCTCTAAGAGAAATCAAAGTGGACAACAAGTTAAAGATTCTGGATTCTCCAGGTATCTGTTTCCCCAGTGAAAGtaagagaagaacaaaggcCGAACAGGAAGCCGAATTGGCTCTACTGAATGCCCTACCTCCAAAATATATCATAGACCCATATCCATCAATCCTGATGTTAGTCAAGCGATTGGCAAAATCTGATGAAATGGTGGAGAGTTTTAAGAGACTATACGAGTTGCCTTCGATCCCAGCTGACGACCCTGACACTTTCACCAAGCATTTCCTAATTCACGTCGCTCGTAAAAGGGGTAGACTAGGGAAAGGTGGTGTGCCCAATTTGGCCAGTGCAGGTTTGTCTGTGCTAAATGACTGGAGGGACGG
This window encodes:
- the NUG1 gene encoding RNA-binding GTPase NUG1 (similar to Saccharomyces cerevisiae NUG1 (YER006W); ancestral locus Anc_7.150) is translated as MGTRKRTSKRGSTRMREGIKKKAAAHRRKERKNAKKDPTWKSRVKKDPGIPANFPYKARILEEIEMSKQQALEEKELLKQQKLEAKRLAMEQGEDVMDEEMEDDGNGLAALVESAQNAAAEYEGADVENGEDFQEVVEHDIDFYSGSGEDDSELEKSRKAYDKIFKTVVDASDVILYVLDARDPEGTRSRQVEEAVLQSQGKRLTLILNKVDLVPPHVLEQWLNVLKSSFPTIPLRSAPGATTSTSFNKKLTQTVTASALLEALKTYSNNSNLKRSIVVGVIGYPNVGKSSVINSLLSHRGGHSKACPVGNQAGVTTSLREIKVDNKLKILDSPGICFPSESKRRTKAEQEAELALLNALPPKYIIDPYPSILMLVKRLAKSDEMVESFKRLYELPSIPADDPDTFTKHFLIHVARKRGRLGKGGVPNLASAGLSVLNDWRDGKIMGWVLPKASKDAGTAPQTLSTGVTQEPAKSEGTSIVSQWSKEFDLDGLFATLDNAITAEKEQNQTM
- the YND1 gene encoding apyrase (similar to Saccharomyces cerevisiae YND1 (YER005W); ancestral locus Anc_7.149), whose amino-acid sequence is MAAASDNHYGIVIDAGSSGSRIHIFEWQDPAALNNAKVTEELKQSVPQIFQDKDWTYKVTPGLSKYEEKPQKAFSKHIKPLLEYAKNIIPEDKVKETPVFVQATAGMRLLPAKKRDKILEDVCHGIKHSTDFLLSNCESQVQVIDGETEGLYGWIGLNYLLGNFNEYDTSKEEHSTFGFMDMGGASTQIAFSPSDSNEIAKHKDDMAKITLRSINGESQEWDVFVSTWLGFGANEARRRYLVQLINALPENSNKYDDDDYKTREITDPCLPKNCKTEFEYKDKDFKFVGSGDQEQCLKLIYPLLLKNLPCSDEPCLFNGVHAPQIDFFKDKFVGTSEYWYTANDVFNLGGSYNFEEFGNHVKEFCDTDWQEIKANSKQGMYNSIPTSFLADSCFKANWVLNVLHEGFGLPRAGVDKIEGEAGNGDHPLFQSAVTIQDRELSWTLGRILLYASAGVTATNPKSIVGIEPSPNEASMLDKKFIPGAILPAENPTLPTWSALKWIVPLCLIMICFLLLRNLSVIKKWRSVLDNFKHKASRFKYLNIQNDPQSQLEEGFYNNAAENFGDSDREGFKFRSKSAFSLNLNEGSAQESPGYPMRFVSASVASSPTVPKMPSTPPLHPTKALRPAFSLSDFSKFKDAKFND